TGACCGGCGACATAGAGCATGAGCAGGGTACCCGCCAGGCAGACAACGCCAAAGACAGCGCCCATGGCACGGTCACGGCGCAGGAGCTCCTGCCGGCGCTGCTGCCAGTTCTGGCTCTGGTTGCGTCGCTTTGTGGCCTTGGGTGCCACGGGGGCGGGTGCCTGCTTGCGGGCAGGGGATGGGGTCTGCCGCACACGCGGCTTATGCTCTACTACCACGGTCTCTATCCTCCTCTAGCGCTTCTGACCCACGCGAAGCTTGGCGCTGCGTGAGCGTGGGTTCTGCCGGAGCTCGTCGTCGCCCGGCGTGATGGGTTTTTTCGTGAGGATCTCCAGAACGACCGGTGGCTCGGGCCCCGGGTGTGGCAGGTCAGAGTTCTCGCGCTTGCCTGCCAGCTCATTAAATGTTGTCTTGACTAGTCTATCTTCGAGCGAGTGGTAGCTAATCACCGCGAGGCGTCCGCCGGGCTTGAGGCAGGCGACCGCATCGGGGAGGGCTTGCTCCAGGACCCCGAGCTCCTCGTTGACCGCGATTCGGATGCCCTGGAAGGTCTTGGTGGCGGGGTGGATCTCGCCGGGGCGCGTGCGAAAGGGCATGGCGCGACGCACACAGTCCACGAGGTCCTCGGTGGTCTTGAGCGGGCGTGCCTTGACGATCTCCGCGGCGATCCGGCGGGAGCGGCTCTCCTCACCGTACTCAAAGAGAATCCGTGCGATCTCGCTCTCGGGGAGTCGGTTGAGCAGCTCCGCGGCGGTCTCGCGGTCCGAGTCATCGTTTCCCATCCGCATGTCCAGCGGCCCGTGGAAGCGGATCGCAAAGCCACGCTCGGGGGTATCGAGCTGGTGGGAGCTAACCCCAAGATCCAGTAAGATGCCATCCAGCGGAACCGTGGTGGCGAGCTTGAGGTCGGCGAAGTTCCCGCGCCAGAGGGTGACGGGGAGCCCGACGCAGCTCCGCTCACACTCGGCGAGCGCCTCGGGGTCCTGGTCCACGGCGATCACGTGGGCACCCCGTTCGGCGAAGGCGCGGGTGTGGCCACCGCCGCCCGCGGTGCCATCGAGGAAGGTCTTTCCGGGCTGGGGATCGAGCCACTCCAGGATCTCTTTGAGGAGGACAGGGGTGTGGTAGGTGCTCATTCGGCGAACTCCTCCAGCGCCGATGTCTCACCCGAGAGTGCGCGTGCCAGACCCGTCTCCCGCGCCGAGCCGACAATAAGGTCTTCGTCTAAGCTGTCATTGAGGGCAATCCAACCGCTCCGCGACCAGATCTCGATCTTCTCGCCCATTCCCACCACGACCACGTCGTTGTCGATCCCGGCCCACTGCCGCAGGTTTGCGGGGAGGGCGACACGGCCCTGGTTGTCGGTGTCGGTGTCGACGGCGGGGGCGCAGAGCAGGCGCTTCATGCGCAGCACATGGGGATCGAGGCTAGGCTGCTTGTTGAGGTTCTCCTCGATCTTGTCGAAGTCGGCTTCTTTGTAGACCGAGAGACAAGGCCCCACTCCTTTGGTGATGACGAAGGAATTTCCCAAGGCGTTGCGAAACTTGAGGGGCATGATGACACGTCCCTTTTCATCCAAGCCGTGGTAGTGTTCCCCCCGGAACCCCACCGTCTTAACCTATCCTCCACATAATCACCACCCAGTCACCCCCTGGCCACCCTTTGAAACCACTCAAGGGATTTTATGCCACGGGAGGCGGCTTGTCAACGCATTTTTTCCCTATCTTGCCGCCCTCGGGAGTGCCTGGGGAGGGGCTCGGGGAAGGGGCCCGTGGGATTATTTTTTTTAAGGGAGCCTACTGCCGGGAACTGCGGCGCGATATAATCTATACTAATTGCGTAAGACCACGCGGCTTTGAACCGCGCATGGAAAGGACACGAACGACAATGGCACTCACACTTGAAGCGGGCAAGGACCAGGAAATCCTCGCCGAGCGCGCCTGCCCCCTCTCCCTCACCGAGCGAGCCGCGCAGGAAGTGAAAGATATTCTCGAGCAGCAGGGCAACCCCGAGGGCGTCCGCTTGCGCGTCTACATCAGCGGCGGCGGCTGCTCCGGCCTCCAGTACGGCATGGCGCTCGACGAGACGGTCGACGAGGGCGATGAGGTCTTTGAGGACAGCGGCGTCGAGGTTGTTCTGGCCCCGATGGACATTCGCTACCTGGTCGGTGCGGTTGTCGACTATGTCACCACCCCGATGGGCGGCGGCTTCAAGGTCGAGAACCCCAATGCGGTCAAGACCTGTGGCTGTGGCTCCAGCTTCTCCGCCGAGGACGATGCCGAAGGCCGCACGATCACCGGTGGCTGCGGCTCCTGCGGTAGCAACAAGTAATCTAAAAAAAGAGCCCCGGCGCATCCGCGCCGGGGCTTTTGGTGTTTTATGACCCGAACCGCATTTTTGCTGATGTGTCTCTCCGTGGGCATCGCCGCCCGGGCGCAGCACGTGACGGCGCGTGCGTTTGACCCAAAGGCGACCACGCTCTTTGATGGGATGCCCAATTTCTCCCTCCGCCCCAGCGTCACGGCGGCGCAGAGTGGCCCCTGGAGCGACCCACGCACCTGGGAGGGAGGGAGCATCCCGACCCCGACCGACTCGGTGCTCGTCCCTCCTGGCGTTAAAGTGACCGTCCGTGGGAGCGCAAACCAGGCAAAGACGGTCGCGGTGCGCGGTGTCTTGAGCGTCGAGTCGGGGACACTCACGGCCAACACGGTCCAAGTCCTTCCCGATGGCTACCTTGAGCTCGGGCGGGCGGGGCTGCCGGTGACCGCGAAGGTGGTTTTAGGGGGGGAGCGGCTCCCAAAAAGCGACGATCCCGAGCAGCATGGGGCAGGGCTGCTGGTCCTGGGGCGCTTTGTGGCGGCGGGCGAGGCTAAGACACCGTTTGTGCGGCTGGCGAAAGCCCCCGTGGCGGGCGCGACCACGCTGGCACTCGGCGAGGCCGCCAAGGGCTGGCGGGTGGGGGACACGCTCGCCCTCCCCGACACCCGCTCCCCGGAGCGCCGGGGTAAGACCGCCCGCCAGAGCGAGACCACGACCATTTCTGCGATTGCGTCCGATGGCAAGCAAGTGACACTGGCTGCGCCACTGAAGTTCGCCCATGCCGGGCAGGAGCGCTTCCTGCCCCACGTGCTCAATCTCACCCGTAGCGTGACCGTAACCTCTAAGAACGCAAGCGTCCCCGGCCATATCTTTCTCGGGGAGGGGGCGACCACGGAGATCGAGAATGTCGCCTTTTCCGGCCTAGGACGCACGACCACCGAGCCGCTGAGCCCGGAGAAGAACCATGTGGCGCGCTACGCCTTCCACTTCCACCACGCCACCGGCCCGTTTCGTGGCGAGTGGCGCGGGAAGCTGACCGGGTGCGCCTTCGACGGGAGCCCGAAGTGGCAGCTGGTGCTCCATGGGACAACCAAAGTGCGGGTCGAGAACAACGCTTTCTGGGGCGCACGCGGGGCCGCCGTGGTGGTCGAAGATGGCCACGAGGCCTACAACGAGCTGGTCGGCAATCTCGCGGCCAACTGCCCTGGTGGCAAGGAGCCCGAGCTGGAGCCGGGGCTGCGCGACGATAAAGAGGATGTTGGCTCGGAGGGGGTGGGGTTCTGGCTCGCCAATGCCGCCAACCTCTGCAAGAACAATATCGCCGCCGACTGCGCGCTGGCCGGCATCCTGAAGTTCCCGCGCCCGGAGCGCCCACGCCGCGGCACCCTGAGCTTCTTCGCGGAGCCACAAGGGGAGCCGGTTCGCCTCCTGCGCTTCCCCGAGGCCGATAACCTGCCCTACCCCGTGCCCTTTGAGAACAACGAGGTCTACGCGAGCCTGCACGGGCTGGAGCTCTGGCGCGAGTCGCCCTTTACGGTAAAGGATAGCGTCGCGTGGAACTGCCACCAGGGCCTCGTCCCCCGCGCTACCGAGCCCCTGATGGTCGATGGCCTGATTGTCCGCGGCGACCCCGGTGCGCTCGGCGATGACTCCGATCCGACCATCGGCGTGCCCAACCGCTACTACCCCGTGACCGGGCACCTGAAGCGGCTCGATATCGCGGGCGTGGCGATCGGGGTGAAGCAGCAGACCCCTCGCGGCACCAACGAGCCTGGTGGTCGCCAGTTCGATGTGCTGATCCAGGACAGTGTCTTTGCCTGCCCGGTGGGGGTGCGGATCGACGGTGACCTGCACTACAAGCGCGATGCGGTCGGACAGAGCCGGACCCTCCTGAAAAACTGCACCTTTAGCTCCCCCACACGTGGGGGCGGGGGGGGCGAGAGCGGGGGGGGCAAGGCGGTGGACATGATCCTGCCCTTTGGCAACGACATCAACCCGCTCGCCGCCGATGAGGTCTATGTCGAGGACTTCCAGGGCAAGCCGGGGGCAAACTTCCGCCTGTACTACGCCATCCAAGCCGCTAGTGAGATTGTCCCTATTGCTACCCCGGACTCGGGGATTCACAACCTGCCCCCTGATCAGGACGAGGCGCTCTACCACGACGGCCAGAAGCACTTCCGCATCCGGGGCCTACAAGAAAAAGGGCTGACCAACGCACAGGCCTGGGCCAAGTACCAGAAAGCCTGGGCGGGCGCGGTCGCCCCCGCCGATGCCAAGCCGCACCCGACTCTGGGCGGGCTTGTCGTGCCCATCGCATCGGCCCCCCCGCTCTTTGTCCAGCCGCTCGCGCTTACGGGAATCCAGCTCGATGGCGATGGCGCGGCGTGCTGGGGCGCGAACCACAACTGGCACCGCTACTGGGAGCGCCTGGAGCTTGAGGTGCGGGTGGATGGCAAGCGCGTCGGGACCGTCCGCGCCGACCAGTACAACGCGGTCAGCCACCGCACCGACGGCTTCCGCTTCACCTTCCCCAGCACCGTCCGCGATGGCCGGGAGCACGAGATCGCGGTCGTGGTTGCAGGTACGGATTCTCATGTTCCGGGCTCCCCGATGCGGCGTGTGCTCGGGCAATAAATTACCCGGCACAAGCATAGGAGCGTCCCGAGGACGCGCGGAGCTGTCGTGCTCTCCGCGTCCTCGGGACGCTCCCCTTTCCGGAGACGGGGATTTTCAACCCCCGTCTCTCAACCACCGCTATCTACTTCAGCCCCGCCTTCGCAAGCGCCGCCTTGAGTCCGGCTTCGTCGAAGCCTACCGAGCGGTAGAGGATCTTGCCATTGGCCCCGACCAGGTAGTTGGTGGGGAAGGCCTGCACGCCGTAGGCGGTGAAGGTTCCTGGGACACCCTTGACCGCCGGGAACGTCAGCCCCGCCTTCTTCATATAGTCCGTGATGGTCTTGCTGTCATCGCCTTGGTCCACGGCAACCAGCCCGAAGCCCTTGGCCTTGAGGCTGGTGTAGAGCTTCTGGAGCTCGGGGTGCTCGGCGCGGCAGGGGCCGCAGTTGAAGAACCAGAAGTTCACTAAGACGGCCTTCTTGCCCTTGAGCGCCTGTGCCAGCGAGAGCTTGCCGCCGGTCGGGGTGCCGAGGTTGAAGGCGGGGGCGGTCGTGCCCACTTTGAGGAGCTTGGCATTGAGCGCGTCCAGCCCCTCGGCACCAGGTGCCTTGGCCTCTTCTAGCCCGGTGGGGAGCGTGAAGTTCTCCGCAGCCAGCTCGGTGTCGAGCTGGACATGGCTTATCACGAGCTCCTGACCACCTTGTGTCCCATCCCCAACCGTCACGCGAAAGCGCTGGATGATCTTCTCGGGGCTGATGTAGACCCGTAGGGTCTGGGAGGCCTCTTTTAGCTCAAGCACGTCGAAGGTGGTTTCCTCGATTTTCTCGGTACCGACCGACGTGAACTTCTTGGGATCGGCGCCGGGAACTCCTTTGAGGAAGGGCCAGATACCGTCCATATCGACAGGTGTCTTGGTAAACTTCTTCCCGGTGATGCTGTAGGTGGACTTTCCATCCAGGATCATAAGAATCTTCTCGCCTTTGTCCGGGGTGAACTCGACACGGCCAAAGCCAGGGGGCTGGAGCAGGAGCTTCCCCGACATCTTCTGCGATTGCGGGCCGGTCATGGTCATGGTCACCTCGGCAGAGAAGCTCTTGAGCGAGCTCCCACGCGCCGCAACTTCGGCAAGGAGCGCCGCGGCTTTGTCATCGGCAAATGTCGGGGCCGTCGCAAGCAGAGCAGGAGCGGCAAGAAGGGGTAAGAGCATTCGTTGGTTCTCCAGAGAATCACGCCCCGGTTGGAGCGGGGCGTCAACGAGCATCGCAAGCTCTGCTGCAAAGGCCTTCGGCCATAAAGAAGCGAGGAGGCTCTCTTATGGGCGAAGCCCTTCCCAGCCGTAGGCTCGTTGACGCCCCGCTCTCACCGGGGCGGTCGCTGAGAAATATTCTACAGGCAATGGCTTCTGCCTGCCGAAAATGAAAACCACGGGTATGTTGAGTACTAGTATTTCTAACAGGATAAGCGATTGATCAAGGCCATGATTCTGGCGGCGGGCGAGGGGACACGTCTGCGACCCCTGACCCTGACCCTGCCCAAGCCGATGGTGCCGGTCGCCAACACGCCGCTACTGGTGCGCACTGTGGAGCTCTTGCGCTCGCAAGGCGTGCAGGAGCTGGCGGTGAATCTCTACCATAAGCCCGAGGCGATCCGGGCGCACTTTGGCACGTCGCTGACCTACTCCGACGAGGCCGAGCTACTGGGAACCGCGGGCGGAGTGAAGCGGCTCGAAGGGTTTCTAGACACGACCTTTGCGGTACTCTACGGCGACAACCTCTACGACTTTGCACTGGAGCCACTGGTGCGCTTTCACCGAGAGAGCGGCGCGCTGGCGACCATCGCCACGTTTGAGACGCCCAACCCGACGGCGTGTGGCCTGGTGGTGACCGACGCGGCGGGGCGGGTGACACGCTTTCAGGAGAAGCCACGCGCCGAGGAAGTGTTCACGAATACGGCCAATGCCGGGGTCTATCTCCTCGAGCCCGAGGTGCTGGCGAGCATTCCTCCGGGCGTGGCCTGCGACTTTGGCCGGGATATCTTCCCCGCACTGCTGGAGCGTTTCCCCGGGCGCGTGGTCGCGCTGCCCTTGGGGGGCTACCTGCGCGACACGGGGACCCCGGAGAACTACCGCCAGGCCAACTGGGACCTGCTGACGCGCGGCGAGCGCGGTGTCCATCCCGGCGCGGAGGTAGCCGCTACGGCGCGCCTTGAGGGGCGCAATGTCCTTGGCACGGGCTGTCAGATTGCGGCGGGCGCATGCTTGGAGGACTGCATTCTCTGGGAGGGCTGCCAGATCGGGGAGGGGGCCCAGCTCCGGGGCGCGATCCTGGGACGTGGCGTCGTGGTTGGCGCGGGGGTGGTGCTCACCGCCGGCGCGATTGTGGGAGAAGGGGAGATAATTCGATGATTATTGTTCAGACACCATTGCGGATCTCGTTTGCGGGGGGCGGCACGGACTTCTCGGGCTACTACCGCCGTGAGGGCGGCTGCGTGGTCTCCACGGCGATCGATAAGTACATCTATGTCATCATCAAGGAGCGCTTCGATAGCAATATCCGTATCGGCTACTCCCGCACGGAGCTGGTAGACAAGGTCGAGGATATCGAGCATGAGCTGGTGCGCGAGGCGATGAAGAAGGTGGATGTCCGCTACGGGATCGAGATCGCCACCATGGCCGATATTCCCTCGGAAGGCTCCGGCCTGGGGTCGTCGTCGTCGGTGACGGTCGCGCTGCTCCATGCGCTCTATACCTTTAAGGGCCAGCTCGTCACGCCGGGGCAGCTGGCGCGCGAGGCGTGCGAGATCGAGATCGAGATCCTGGGCAAGCCGATTGGCAAGCAGGACCAGTACATCGCCGCCTACGGGGGCCTGCGGCGGATCAACTTCCGCGCCGATGACACGGTGGCGGTGGACTGGATTCCCATGCCTGAGGAGCAAAAGCGCCGCTTTAGTGAGTCGCTGATGCTCTTCTACACGGGAATCACCCGCAAGGCCGACAAGATCCTCGCCGAGCAAAAAGACAATATCGCGGAGAAGCTGGTGACGCTAGACAAGATGCGGGAGCAGGCCGACGAGGTCTACGAGGCGCTGGTGGATGGCAACCTCAACCGGATCGGGCGGGTGATGGACGCGGGCTGGCGCCACAAGAAGCAGCTCGCCACGACCATCTCCAATACGCACATCAATGCCTACTACGAGGCGGCGCTGGATGCGGGTGCGATTGGGGGAAAAGTGGCGGGCGCGGGCGGCGGGGGGTTCTTGCTTCTCTTCTGCCCCCCGGATCGCCAGGCCGCGGTACGCCATGCGCTCTCCAGCCTGCGGGAGCTGCCCATCAACCTGGAGCGCGATGGCACCAAAGTGATCCTCAACGCGCGGCGCTAAAGTACAGAAGCCCGGACAGCAAAGAAGCCCGGACAACGAGTGTCCGGGCTTGTGGGTGGTTTGCCCCTCGGGCTATTCGGGCGCTTCCTACTCCAGCGAGGTGACGGCGCGCTGGTAGGAGAGAATCTGGTACTGCTTCTCCACGGCGGGGAAGGCAGGCGGTGGGGTATCGGTGACTCGCTGGTCGAAGTTGCGGTTCATCAGGAAGCCGTTCTCCACCGTACCATCGGGGAGGGCGCTTCCAAAGGTGCCGTTGTTCTTGACAATGTAGCCGCCGATCAGGTTGAAGACACCTGCCGCACGGGTCGAGGGGTTGGTGGCGTTGAAGGTGTTGTAGGCCATACAGATCGCATGCACCGACACATTGGTCAGAGCCGTCCCTCCGTCGTCGGTATCGGTGATGCGCATATTGCCCGCCACAAGCCCCATCATCCCACTCTGGGCGGTCGCTGCCGCTGCCGTGGAGAGGATATTGTTAGCGTTGGTGCTGTTGCTAATGAGATTGCGGTAGACAATCCCTCCGTTGATATTGATGCCCTTGGTCTGCTCGGTGGCGATCAGCATTCCCCACTGGCGGCTAACAACCCCATTGACCATAATGCTATTGGCAATCGTCCCTGCAAGTCCGCCCCGCATCGAGCCGGTCTGCTCCCCGATATCGCCATTGACATAGATAACCCCATTGGGGACACCTGAGTAGGTCGTCCCGGAGCTATAGGTCCAGGTGCCGCCGTTGTCCCATGCCGCGTTGGTATTGTTGCGCTGGTAGACATAGACATTGGTGGTGTTGCTTCCGGGGATCATATCAATGACAGTCTTGATGTCTTTTTGAGTGCTGGCATTGTACTGGATGACCTGAATCTGTTGGCTCGTATCCCCGAGGCCTGGTGCATAGGTACCACCGAGCTGGTCGAAGGTCTTGAGGAACATCTCCTTGACATCACCATTGATATAGATTCCCGCTGTCGGGGTTCCGACACCGGGAATCTGGACACCGACTGAGGTAATCGCGGTTGCATTTCCTAGAGCCGCCACTCTCTGGTTGGTGTTGGCAACAGGCATCGGCACCAGGGGCACCCCGGTCTGGGGCGCGACTGCTGCTGCGGTGACATTGGTCCAGCGGCTGCTACTGGGCGTGCTCAGGCTCGTGCCGGTCGATGTCTTTCGGTACCACTTGAGCTGGCTAGCGGTCATGGCGGTGGTGAAGTAGTCGGTGTCGGCGTAGGTGAAGATACGCGAGCTTGTCGCCGCGACCATGCTGGTCCAGATGATGCTCAGGGTCGCGGCGGGGTCCACTGCGGTTCCCGCCGTGTTCACGCCATTGACATGGACAGGGCCTTGGAAGCGTGTGAGGCCCGTCACCCACCAGGAGGTCGGGCAGGTGTCGCTGAAGTAGGCGTAGCGCGAGAACGAGTTCTGGCGCACAAAGATGCGGCTGAGGAAGGTAAAGCCCATGTACTCGCCGCGGCTCTCGATCGCGTACATCTTCCGTGCGCCCGTGCTGTTGCTCGAAAAGGGGTAGAAGCGAACGTAGATATCACCGGGCTGCTGGGGGATCGAGGCGAGCTGGTTGACCGTGGGCCCTTGGCTGAAGGTCAGCTTGGTCCAGCCGGTTGCTTCCGTCCCGTTGTAGAAGCTTGCGACACTTCCCGGTGAGAAGGCAGCCGTGTTGGTGGGTGCGGTGGTCTGCTGGACAAGCCACTGGATCGCGAGGCGGATTCCTGTTTCGGAGAGAACCTCGGCCTGGAAGCGGTTGCCGCGCTGGTTGGCCTGGGAGAGCTGGTTATGAGAGTCCTCGCTCAGGCTTCCATTGAATACCTGGGCATTGTTGAGCCCTTGGATCGCCCCGACGATCACCATGGAGGTAACCCCGAGGAGAACCAGCATTGTACCCACCATCGCCATGCCCTCTTCAGGCTTGCGTGTGGAGCGACGAGATCGTTTTTTGGTTAAGTGCGTCATTTTACTATTCAAATCTTCTTTTGATAAATACTAGCCAATCGGAACCGGTGTTGGCTTGGGCGTCGGTGTGGGCGTCGGGGTTGGCACCGGCGACGGAGTAGGTGTGGGTGTGGCCGGCTTGGGTGTTGGGGTCGGTGTGGGCACCGGCGTGGGCGTGGCTGGCTTGGGCGTGGGGGTCGGCGGTCCGGGCGTGGGTGTGGGCGTCGGCACCGGGGTCGGAGTCGGTGTGGGCGTCGGCACTGGGGTCGGCGTCGGCACCGGCGAGGGCGTCGGAGTCGGCGTGGGCGTGGGCGTGGGCACCGGGGTCGCGTTGTTGGGCTGCGGAACCAGGTTCGCATCGGTGGGGTAGGGGACGGTCACCGACGAGTACAGGGCGGAGTTTGCCATGTAGACCGTGCGGCCCGAGACCCGGTTGACCAGGTTGACCCCATCGGAGCTATCGTTGGTCTGCTCTCGGCCCGGATAGGCATAGTCGCCACAGACCACCTTGATGATCACGCTACGCTTGGAGCCGGTTGTACGGGTAAACGAGACCGCGTTCCATGCCGTGGAGACATTGCTGGTCAGCAGGCGCTGCTCGGTGCGGACGCCATTGACATAGCGCCAGAGCCACAGACATGTCCCGTAGCCGGAGTTCGAGGTCCCGTTGGGGTTGCCCCGAAAGACCAGGGTCGTATTGGTAATGCTCGTGACCGAGCGGTCCATGGGCTGGAGCGCACCGCTCAGCGAGACCGTCACCCCCGTGCCGCTCTGGACACTCGCGCTTCCTGATGCAGGGGCTAGGACATACATCGCCGTGTTGAGCTGGCTGGACCAGCCAGCCTCGCTGTTGGTGTTGTTGGAGATGTAGTTGCTCGCCGCGCCCATCGCGCTGTTCCAGGCTACCCCCGCTACCGCAACGGTATCGAGAGGTAAAACAACCCCATAGGACTCCTCAATCTCCAGGCTCAGGTACTGCTGGATGCGGCTTGCTTCACGAGATGCCGTCAGCCCCGAGCTGAGCTTTGAGACCGTGCGGCT
This genomic interval from Armatimonas rosea contains the following:
- the erpA gene encoding iron-sulfur cluster insertion protein ErpA, translating into MALTLEAGKDQEILAERACPLSLTERAAQEVKDILEQQGNPEGVRLRVYISGGGCSGLQYGMALDETVDEGDEVFEDSGVEVVLAPMDIRYLVGAVVDYVTTPMGGGFKVENPNAVKTCGCGSSFSAEDDAEGRTITGGCGSCGSNK
- a CDS encoding sugar phosphate nucleotidyltransferase — protein: MIKAMILAAGEGTRLRPLTLTLPKPMVPVANTPLLVRTVELLRSQGVQELAVNLYHKPEAIRAHFGTSLTYSDEAELLGTAGGVKRLEGFLDTTFAVLYGDNLYDFALEPLVRFHRESGALATIATFETPNPTACGLVVTDAAGRVTRFQEKPRAEEVFTNTANAGVYLLEPEVLASIPPGVACDFGRDIFPALLERFPGRVVALPLGGYLRDTGTPENYRQANWDLLTRGERGVHPGAEVAATARLEGRNVLGTGCQIAAGACLEDCILWEGCQIGEGAQLRGAILGRGVVVGAGVVLTAGAIVGEGEIIR
- the rsmH gene encoding 16S rRNA (cytosine(1402)-N(4))-methyltransferase RsmH: MSTYHTPVLLKEILEWLDPQPGKTFLDGTAGGGGHTRAFAERGAHVIAVDQDPEALAECERSCVGLPVTLWRGNFADLKLATTVPLDGILLDLGVSSHQLDTPERGFAIRFHGPLDMRMGNDDSDRETAAELLNRLPESEIARILFEYGEESRSRRIAAEIVKARPLKTTEDLVDCVRRAMPFRTRPGEIHPATKTFQGIRIAVNEELGVLEQALPDAVACLKPGGRLAVISYHSLEDRLVKTTFNELAGKRENSDLPHPGPEPPVVLEILTKKPITPGDDELRQNPRSRSAKLRVGQKR
- a CDS encoding GHMP kinase — translated: MIIVQTPLRISFAGGGTDFSGYYRREGGCVVSTAIDKYIYVIIKERFDSNIRIGYSRTELVDKVEDIEHELVREAMKKVDVRYGIEIATMADIPSEGSGLGSSSSVTVALLHALYTFKGQLVTPGQLAREACEIEIEILGKPIGKQDQYIAAYGGLRRINFRADDTVAVDWIPMPEEQKRRFSESLMLFYTGITRKADKILAEQKDNIAEKLVTLDKMREQADEVYEALVDGNLNRIGRVMDAGWRHKKQLATTISNTHINAYYEAALDAGAIGGKVAGAGGGGFLLLFCPPDRQAAVRHALSSLRELPINLERDGTKVILNARR
- a CDS encoding PulJ/GspJ family protein, whose translation is MKKRQPFSLKKARKSFTLTEVGFSSALMALIFMAAMQLFVNSSRTVSKLSSGLTASREASRIQQYLSLEIEESYGVVLPLDTVAVAGVAWNSAMGAASNYISNNTNSEAGWSSQLNTAMYVLAPASGSASVQSGTGVTVSLSGALQPMDRSVTSITNTTLVFRGNPNGTSNSGYGTCLWLWRYVNGVRTEQRLLTSNVSTAWNAVSFTRTTGSKRSVIIKVVCGDYAYPGREQTNDSSDGVNLVNRVSGRTVYMANSALYSSVTVPYPTDANLVPQPNNATPVPTPTPTPTPTPSPVPTPTPVPTPTPTPTPVPTPTPTPGPPTPTPKPATPTPVPTPTPTPKPATPTPTPSPVPTPTPTPTPKPTPVPIG
- a CDS encoding G8 domain-containing protein, which codes for MTRTAFLLMCLSVGIAARAQHVTARAFDPKATTLFDGMPNFSLRPSVTAAQSGPWSDPRTWEGGSIPTPTDSVLVPPGVKVTVRGSANQAKTVAVRGVLSVESGTLTANTVQVLPDGYLELGRAGLPVTAKVVLGGERLPKSDDPEQHGAGLLVLGRFVAAGEAKTPFVRLAKAPVAGATTLALGEAAKGWRVGDTLALPDTRSPERRGKTARQSETTTISAIASDGKQVTLAAPLKFAHAGQERFLPHVLNLTRSVTVTSKNASVPGHIFLGEGATTEIENVAFSGLGRTTTEPLSPEKNHVARYAFHFHHATGPFRGEWRGKLTGCAFDGSPKWQLVLHGTTKVRVENNAFWGARGAAVVVEDGHEAYNELVGNLAANCPGGKEPELEPGLRDDKEDVGSEGVGFWLANAANLCKNNIAADCALAGILKFPRPERPRRGTLSFFAEPQGEPVRLLRFPEADNLPYPVPFENNEVYASLHGLELWRESPFTVKDSVAWNCHQGLVPRATEPLMVDGLIVRGDPGALGDDSDPTIGVPNRYYPVTGHLKRLDIAGVAIGVKQQTPRGTNEPGGRQFDVLIQDSVFACPVGVRIDGDLHYKRDAVGQSRTLLKNCTFSSPTRGGGGGESGGGKAVDMILPFGNDINPLAADEVYVEDFQGKPGANFRLYYAIQAASEIVPIATPDSGIHNLPPDQDEALYHDGQKHFRIRGLQEKGLTNAQAWAKYQKAWAGAVAPADAKPHPTLGGLVVPIASAPPLFVQPLALTGIQLDGDGAACWGANHNWHRYWERLELEVRVDGKRVGTVRADQYNAVSHRTDGFRFTFPSTVRDGREHEIAVVVAGTDSHVPGSPMRRVLGQ
- the mraZ gene encoding division/cell wall cluster transcriptional repressor MraZ, with amino-acid sequence MGFRGEHYHGLDEKGRVIMPLKFRNALGNSFVITKGVGPCLSVYKEADFDKIEENLNKQPSLDPHVLRMKRLLCAPAVDTDTDNQGRVALPANLRQWAGIDNDVVVVGMGEKIEIWSRSGWIALNDSLDEDLIVGSARETGLARALSGETSALEEFAE
- a CDS encoding redoxin family protein is translated as MLLPLLAAPALLATAPTFADDKAAALLAEVAARGSSLKSFSAEVTMTMTGPQSQKMSGKLLLQPPGFGRVEFTPDKGEKILMILDGKSTYSITGKKFTKTPVDMDGIWPFLKGVPGADPKKFTSVGTEKIEETTFDVLELKEASQTLRVYISPEKIIQRFRVTVGDGTQGGQELVISHVQLDTELAAENFTLPTGLEEAKAPGAEGLDALNAKLLKVGTTAPAFNLGTPTGGKLSLAQALKGKKAVLVNFWFFNCGPCRAEHPELQKLYTSLKAKGFGLVAVDQGDDSKTITDYMKKAGLTFPAVKGVPGTFTAYGVQAFPTNYLVGANGKILYRSVGFDEAGLKAALAKAGLK